In Candidatus Roseilinea sp., one DNA window encodes the following:
- a CDS encoding arginase yields the protein MDLFDPRCTRRPDTSLLYRREDANDVRLGEVVRTGTADYADAAVVILGCPQDEGVQRNGGRRGAALAPTEIRRYLYRLTVNRLDDLYLLDLGDTVIQASLEETHVLHQRIVRQLIADGKRLIVLGGGNDIAYPDCAGLAQAMGGVLAFNIDAHFDVRADVPRNSGTPYRQLLAEGLLQPTRFYEIGYQPFVNSPIYERYLRDLGVHLISLSDLRRRGIESTFDPILNSRFSTLNFFWGFDLDAVRTADAPGVSAPNPMGMTADEFCQIAAIAGRDPRTRIVEFTEVNPTYDVDGRTARLTAVAIWHVLAGFVGL from the coding sequence ATGGACCTCTTCGATCCACGCTGCACACGCCGCCCGGATACGTCGTTGCTGTATCGCCGCGAGGACGCGAACGACGTGCGGCTGGGCGAAGTCGTTCGCACGGGCACGGCGGACTACGCCGACGCGGCTGTGGTCATTCTCGGCTGCCCGCAGGACGAGGGGGTGCAGCGCAACGGCGGCCGGCGGGGCGCGGCGCTCGCCCCGACCGAGATTCGTCGCTACCTCTATCGTCTCACGGTCAACCGCCTGGACGATCTCTACCTGTTAGACCTGGGCGACACGGTGATCCAGGCATCGCTCGAGGAGACCCACGTGCTGCATCAGCGCATCGTCCGGCAGCTCATTGCAGATGGGAAGCGCCTGATCGTGCTCGGCGGCGGCAACGATATTGCGTATCCCGACTGCGCCGGGCTGGCGCAGGCGATGGGCGGTGTGCTCGCCTTCAACATTGACGCGCACTTCGACGTGCGCGCCGATGTGCCGCGCAATAGCGGCACGCCCTACCGACAGTTGCTAGCAGAGGGCCTCCTTCAGCCGACGCGCTTCTACGAGATCGGCTATCAGCCCTTCGTCAACTCGCCTATCTACGAGCGCTACCTGCGCGACCTCGGTGTTCACCTCATCAGCCTGTCCGATCTGCGTCGCCGAGGCATCGAGTCCACCTTCGACCCCATTCTCAACTCTCGATTTTCGACGCTCAATTTCTTTTGGGGCTTCGACCTCGACGCCGTTCGCACTGCCGACGCACCGGGCGTAAGCGCGCCGAATCCGATGGGCATGACCGCCGACGAGTTCTGCCAAATCGCCGCGATCGCCGGCCGCGACCCGCGCACCCGCATCGTCGAGTTCACCGAAGTCAACCCGACCTACGATGTGGACGGGCGCACCGCGCGGCTGACGGCGGTGGCCATCTGGCACGTGCTGGCCGGGTTCGTGGGGCTTTGA
- the hutU gene encoding urocanate hydratase, whose protein sequence is MSRRVTAPRGTQLACKNWQIEAAYRMIQNNLDPEVAFDPDNLIVYGGRGKAARNWACFDAILDSLRNLEPDETLLVQSGKPVAVFRTHPDAPRVLLANSNIVPKWATQENFDRWERDGLIMYGQMTAGSWIYIGTQGILQGTYETFGALARKHGWGTLRGKLVLTAGLGEMGGAQPLAITLNEGVGVIVEVDPWRVERRLRLRQLDVATDNLEEAMTWAEEAKAKGEPKSIGLIGNAADVLPRLLAYGVTPDVVTDQTSAHDVMVGYIPAGLTLDEANALRLASPDQYKQRVMDSIAAHVRAMLEFQRRGSVVFDYGNNLRQRALDAGVSDAFSYPGFVPAYIRPLFCEGKGPFRWVALSGDPEDIYKTDRAVMDLFPENEHLVRWLRMAGEKVTFQGLPARICWLGYGERAKAGLRFNEMVACGELRAPIVIGRDHLDSGSVASPNRETEAMKDGSDAIADWPLLNALINAVNGATWVSIHHGGGVGIGYSIHAGQVIVADGTPEAARRLERVLTSDPGMGIARHADAGYDEAIAFAQAHGVKIPMLKCAGM, encoded by the coding sequence ATGTCACGACGTGTCACTGCGCCGCGCGGTACGCAGCTCGCCTGCAAGAACTGGCAGATCGAAGCAGCGTATCGCATGATCCAAAACAACCTCGACCCCGAGGTCGCCTTCGACCCGGACAACCTGATCGTGTACGGCGGACGGGGCAAGGCCGCCCGCAACTGGGCGTGCTTCGACGCCATCCTCGACAGCTTGCGCAACCTCGAACCCGACGAGACGCTGCTGGTGCAGTCCGGCAAGCCGGTGGCCGTGTTTCGCACGCACCCCGACGCGCCGCGCGTGCTGCTGGCCAACAGTAACATCGTGCCCAAGTGGGCCACGCAGGAGAACTTCGACCGCTGGGAGCGCGACGGGCTGATCATGTATGGCCAAATGACGGCCGGCAGTTGGATCTACATCGGCACACAAGGCATCTTGCAGGGCACGTATGAGACCTTCGGTGCGCTGGCGCGCAAGCACGGCTGGGGCACGCTGCGCGGCAAGCTGGTGCTCACCGCCGGCCTAGGCGAGATGGGCGGCGCGCAGCCGCTGGCGATCACCCTGAACGAGGGTGTGGGCGTGATCGTCGAGGTAGATCCGTGGCGCGTCGAGCGCCGGCTGCGCCTGCGCCAGCTCGATGTCGCCACCGACAACCTGGAAGAAGCCATGACCTGGGCCGAAGAGGCGAAGGCCAAAGGCGAGCCGAAGAGCATCGGCCTGATCGGCAATGCCGCCGACGTGTTGCCGCGCCTGTTGGCCTACGGCGTCACGCCCGACGTGGTGACCGATCAGACCAGCGCGCACGATGTGATGGTGGGCTACATTCCGGCAGGGTTGACCTTGGACGAAGCCAACGCCTTGCGTCTTGCGTCTCCCGACCAGTACAAGCAGCGCGTGATGGACAGCATCGCCGCGCACGTCCGCGCCATGCTGGAGTTCCAGCGGCGCGGCAGCGTGGTCTTCGACTACGGCAACAACCTGCGCCAGCGCGCCCTCGATGCCGGCGTGAGCGATGCATTCAGCTACCCTGGCTTCGTGCCCGCCTACATTCGCCCGCTGTTCTGCGAGGGCAAAGGCCCGTTCCGCTGGGTGGCGCTCAGCGGCGACCCGGAGGACATCTATAAAACCGACCGCGCAGTGATGGATCTGTTCCCGGAGAACGAACATCTCGTCCGCTGGCTGAGGATGGCCGGTGAGAAAGTGACCTTTCAAGGTTTGCCGGCGCGCATCTGTTGGCTCGGCTACGGCGAGCGGGCCAAGGCCGGCTTGCGGTTCAACGAGATGGTGGCCTGCGGCGAGCTGCGCGCACCGATCGTCATCGGCCGCGACCACCTGGATAGCGGCAGCGTGGCCAGCCCCAACCGCGAGACCGAGGCGATGAAGGACGGCAGCGACGCAATTGCCGACTGGCCGCTGCTCAACGCGCTGATCAACGCGGTGAACGGTGCGACATGGGTGAGCATCCACCATGGTGGCGGGGTGGGCATCGGCTACAGCATTCACGCCGGCCAGGTCATCGTCGCCGATGGCACACCCGAGGCCGCGCGCCGGCTGGAGCGCGTGCTCACCAGCGACCCCGGCATGGGGATCGCCCGTCACGCCGATGCCGGCTATGACGAAGCGATCGCGTTCGCACAAGCGCACGGCGTGAAGATTCCCATGCTGAAGTGCGCAGGCATGTAG